The following proteins are encoded in a genomic region of Sesamum indicum cultivar Zhongzhi No. 13 linkage group LG8, S_indicum_v1.0, whole genome shotgun sequence:
- the LOC105168477 gene encoding uncharacterized protein LOC105168477 isoform X1 — MVERFFYKRQPNFQLPEPPHPITLLSGPPSCGKTSLLFQFALNSAAESNGAVVILCNRRRLETCPPFLSQGVDPSSELFQRIQMKYVDDDEGIKNYFAAFHLHDTFPVSVIIDDFADFFNERTCQERYNNPRGRDLAMVRVLALCRNAIDHFNKRGACELLFSDTHKGDSLRLLYIYRRWVSCIYTIQSDGVGSFILKKSYSDTANTKRTRSARYSVALQNLVLEDLLEEVEC, encoded by the exons ATGGTGGAGAGGTTTTTTTACAAGCGCCAGCCAAATTTCCAGCTCCCCGAACCACCCCACCCGATCACCCTTCTATCTGGCCCGCCTTCTTG CGGCAAAACCTCACTGCTGTTCCAGTTCGCATTGAACTCCGCAGCGGAGAGCAATGGCGCCGTGGTTATCCTGTGCAACCGGCGCAGGCTAGAAACCTGCCCTCCTTTCCTCTCTCAG GGTGTTGATCCCTCTTCCGAGTTATTCCAACGAATTCAAATGAA GTATGTGGATGATGATGAAGGGATCAAGAACTATTTTGCTGCATTCCACTTGCATGATACATTTCCTGTTTCAGTTATTATCGATGATTTTGCTGATTTCTTTAATGAAAG GACTTGCCAAGAGAGGTACAACAACCCTCGAGGAAGAGACTTGGCAATGGTTCGAGTCTTGGCACTTTGTCGTAATGCCATTGATCACTTTAA TAAAAGAGGTGCTTGTGAACTTCTATTCTCAGACACTCACAAAGGTGACTCCCTGAGACTGCTCTATATCTACAGGAGATGGGTGTCCTGCATTTACACAATTCAAA GTGATGGTGTGGGATCATTCATTCTGAAGAAAAGCTATTCGGATACTGCAAACACAAAGAGAACGAGGTCTGCCAGGTACTCCGTTGCACTTCAGAATCTGGTACTTGAGGATCTTCTTGAAGAAGTAGAATGTTAA
- the LOC105168477 gene encoding uncharacterized protein LOC105168477 isoform X2, translating to MVERFFYKRQPNFQLPEPPHPITLLSGPPSCGKTSLLFQFALNSAAESNGAVVILCNRRRLETCPPFLSQGVDPSSELFQRIQMKTCQERYNNPRGRDLAMVRVLALCRNAIDHFNKRGACELLFSDTHKGDSLRLLYIYRRWVSCIYTIQKGDGVGSFILKKSYSDTANTKRTRSARYSVALQNLVLEDLLEEVEC from the exons ATGGTGGAGAGGTTTTTTTACAAGCGCCAGCCAAATTTCCAGCTCCCCGAACCACCCCACCCGATCACCCTTCTATCTGGCCCGCCTTCTTG CGGCAAAACCTCACTGCTGTTCCAGTTCGCATTGAACTCCGCAGCGGAGAGCAATGGCGCCGTGGTTATCCTGTGCAACCGGCGCAGGCTAGAAACCTGCCCTCCTTTCCTCTCTCAG GGTGTTGATCCCTCTTCCGAGTTATTCCAACGAATTCAAATGAA GACTTGCCAAGAGAGGTACAACAACCCTCGAGGAAGAGACTTGGCAATGGTTCGAGTCTTGGCACTTTGTCGTAATGCCATTGATCACTTTAA TAAAAGAGGTGCTTGTGAACTTCTATTCTCAGACACTCACAAAGGTGACTCCCTGAGACTGCTCTATATCTACAGGAGATGGGTGTCCTGCATTTACACAATTCAAA AAGGTGATGGTGTGGGATCATTCATTCTGAAGAAAAGCTATTCGGATACTGCAAACACAAAGAGAACGAGGTCTGCCAGGTACTCCGTTGCACTTCAGAATCTGGTACTTGAGGATCTTCTTGAAGAAGTAGAATGTTAA
- the LOC105168477 gene encoding uncharacterized protein LOC105168477 isoform X3, whose amino-acid sequence MVERFFYKRQPNFQLPEPPHPITLLSGPPSCGKTSLLFQFALNSAAESNGAVVILCNRRRLETCPPFLSQGVDPSSELFQRIQMKYVDDDEGIKNYFAAFHLHDTFPVSVIIDDFADFFNERTCQERYNNPRGRDLAMVRVLALCRNAIDHFNKRGACELLFSDTHKGDSLRLLYIYRRWVSCIYTIQKGDGVGSFILKKSYSDTANTKRTRSARYSVALQNLVLEDLLEEVEC is encoded by the exons ATGGTGGAGAGGTTTTTTTACAAGCGCCAGCCAAATTTCCAGCTCCCCGAACCACCCCACCCGATCACCCTTCTATCTGGCCCGCCTTCTTG CGGCAAAACCTCACTGCTGTTCCAGTTCGCATTGAACTCCGCAGCGGAGAGCAATGGCGCCGTGGTTATCCTGTGCAACCGGCGCAGGCTAGAAACCTGCCCTCCTTTCCTCTCTCAG GGTGTTGATCCCTCTTCCGAGTTATTCCAACGAATTCAAATGAA GTATGTGGATGATGATGAAGGGATCAAGAACTATTTTGCTGCATTCCACTTGCATGATACATTTCCTGTTTCAGTTATTATCGATGATTTTGCTGATTTCTTTAATGAAAG GACTTGCCAAGAGAGGTACAACAACCCTCGAGGAAGAGACTTGGCAATGGTTCGAGTCTTGGCACTTTGTCGTAATGCCATTGATCACTTTAA TAAAAGAGGTGCTTGTGAACTTCTATTCTCAGACACTCACAAAGGTGACTCCCTGAGACTGCTCTATATCTACAGGAGATGGGTGTCCTGCATTTACACAATTCAAA AAGGTGATGGTGTGGGATCATTCATTCTGAAGAAAAGCTATTCGGATACTGCAAACACAAAGAGAACGAGGTCTGCCAGGTACTCCGTTGCACTTCAGAATCTGGTACTTGAGGATCTTCTTGAAGAAGTAGAATGTTAA